One Acidobacteriota bacterium genomic region harbors:
- a CDS encoding thioredoxin domain-containing protein, translated as MSSRAYIGALVCVLLGLAASLAAVGVHYQILTTPDYASFCDVNATFSCTPAYQSAYGRIFGVPVAILGAGYFAALLALVTLGRRLEALASYLLVASLVGLVVVLYLAWATIFVLGTLCPLCLATYAAVVGLFFIAGAAASIPVIDVPDRFSRDIGRLTANPVALVAAVLIAGATMASAAFFPKAPEAAAPVAASPAARAAAAAAQLAAAPALTDEQKAQIREQFDGSPRMIVPADADGASVVVVKFNDYQCPPCRQTFELYLPLWEKWEKQAPGKVKHITRDFPLEGECNASAPMGQHQAACEAAAGVRMARTVGKADEFEHWLFANQPSLTPASVKAGLAEVAGITDFDARYAGVLPAVKSDTALGASLGVQSTPTFFINGVRIPGGMDPRVLDYLLEYEIGKTAAPAVK; from the coding sequence ATGTCGTCGCGCGCATACATCGGTGCTCTCGTCTGCGTTCTCCTGGGGCTGGCGGCGTCGCTGGCCGCGGTGGGCGTCCACTACCAGATCCTCACCACGCCCGACTACGCCAGCTTCTGCGACGTGAACGCCACGTTCAGTTGCACGCCTGCCTACCAGAGCGCATACGGACGGATCTTCGGCGTGCCGGTGGCCATCCTCGGCGCGGGCTACTTCGCGGCGCTGCTCGCGCTCGTCACGCTCGGCCGCCGGCTCGAGGCGCTGGCGAGCTACCTGCTCGTGGCCTCGCTCGTCGGCCTCGTCGTCGTGCTGTACCTGGCCTGGGCCACCATCTTCGTCCTCGGCACGCTGTGCCCCCTCTGCCTGGCGACATACGCAGCCGTCGTCGGGCTCTTCTTCATCGCTGGCGCCGCCGCCTCGATTCCGGTGATCGACGTGCCCGACCGCTTCTCCCGCGACATCGGTCGCCTCACCGCCAACCCCGTCGCCCTTGTCGCCGCCGTGCTGATCGCCGGCGCGACGATGGCGTCTGCCGCGTTCTTCCCGAAGGCGCCGGAGGCCGCCGCGCCTGTCGCCGCATCGCCCGCCGCGCGTGCGGCCGCCGCTGCCGCGCAACTGGCCGCGGCGCCCGCGCTCACCGACGAGCAGAAGGCGCAGATCCGCGAACAGTTCGACGGCTCGCCGCGCATGATCGTGCCGGCCGACGCCGACGGCGCCTCGGTGGTGGTGGTCAAGTTCAACGACTACCAGTGCCCGCCGTGCCGCCAGACCTTCGAGCTGTATCTGCCGCTCTGGGAGAAGTGGGAGAAGCAGGCGCCTGGCAAGGTGAAGCACATCACGCGCGACTTCCCGCTCGAAGGGGAGTGCAACGCCAGCGCGCCGATGGGGCAGCACCAGGCCGCCTGCGAGGCCGCCGCCGGCGTGCGCATGGCGCGCACGGTGGGGAAGGCCGACGAGTTCGAGCACTGGCTCTTCGCCAACCAGCCGTCGCTCACGCCCGCGAGCGTGAAGGCCGGCCTCGCGGAGGTCGCCGGCATCACCGACTTCGACGCGCGCTACGCCGGCGTGCTCCCGGCCGTGAAGAGCGACACGGCGCTCGGCGCGAGCCTCGGCGTGCAGTCCACGCCCACGTTCTTCATCAACGGCGTGCGCATCCCGGGCGGCATGGACCCGCGCGTGCTCGACTATCTGCTCGAGTACGAGATCGGCAAGACCGCCGCGCCGGCCGTCAAGTGA
- a CDS encoding ABC transporter ATP-binding protein, translating to MPEPVLVVDRLTKDYPVGFWRQRPYRALDALTLGIAPGEVFGCLGPNGAGKSTTLKLLMGLVTPSSGTASIFGHPVSDVAARQRVGFLPENPVFYDYLTGEELLTYYGQLCGLSTPDARARTTGLLDRVGLGAERRMAIRRYSKGMVQRLGVAQALVQDPDLVILDEPMSGLDPIGRRDVRALILSLRDEGKTVLFSSHILSDAESLCTRVGILAAGRLQAIGGITDLVEFSVRTWDLLIDGAGDQVRVALTNAGATLADLGGGRVQVHVPGTQAPEPLLQIVSAAGGRVLSLQPIRETLEDVFLKHVEGKTRDVSGGVA from the coding sequence ATGCCCGAACCCGTTCTCGTCGTCGATCGCCTCACCAAGGACTACCCGGTCGGCTTCTGGCGTCAGCGGCCCTATCGAGCGCTCGACGCCCTCACGCTCGGCATCGCGCCAGGCGAGGTGTTCGGCTGCCTCGGGCCCAACGGCGCCGGCAAGAGCACCACGCTCAAGCTCCTCATGGGGCTCGTCACGCCGTCTTCGGGGACAGCGTCGATCTTCGGCCATCCTGTGTCCGACGTGGCCGCGCGGCAGCGCGTGGGCTTCCTTCCCGAGAACCCCGTCTTCTACGACTACCTGACGGGTGAGGAGCTGCTCACGTATTACGGGCAGCTCTGCGGATTGTCGACGCCAGACGCGCGTGCCCGCACGACGGGACTGCTCGATCGCGTGGGACTCGGCGCCGAACGCCGCATGGCGATCCGCCGTTACTCGAAAGGCATGGTGCAGCGCCTCGGCGTGGCGCAGGCGCTCGTGCAGGATCCCGACCTGGTCATCCTCGACGAGCCCATGTCCGGTCTCGACCCCATCGGACGACGGGATGTGCGGGCCCTGATCCTGTCGTTGCGCGACGAGGGCAAGACGGTGCTGTTCAGCAGCCACATCCTGTCGGACGCCGAATCGCTCTGCACGCGCGTAGGGATCCTCGCTGCCGGACGCCTGCAGGCCATCGGCGGCATCACCGACCTCGTCGAGTTCTCCGTGCGCACGTGGGACCTGCTCATCGACGGCGCGGGCGACCAGGTGCGCGTGGCGCTGACGAACGCGGGTGCCACGCTGGCCGATCTCGGCGGCGGGCGCGTGCAGGTGCACGTGCCAGGGACGCAGGCACCGGAGCCGCTGCTGCAGATCGTGAGTGCTGCGGGCGGTCGCGTGCTGTCGCTGCAGCCGATCAGGGAGACGCTCGAAGACGTGTTCCTCAAGCACGTCGAAGGGAAGACGCGCGACGTGTCCGGAGGTGTGGCATGA
- a CDS encoding ABC transporter permease produces MTLRLLRAVALNTFREAVRDRVFYNLLLFAVLLVGASIVIGQLAAGQDVKIIKDLGLASAELFGVGIAIFIGIQLVAREVERRSVHATLSKPIGRPLFLLGKYVGLLLTLAVNITVMAVALYVVLLVYAKVTPSGVQAVWTAPAVDPRLLVALGLIYVELAVVTAIAMLFSTYSSALLATTFTTALWVAGHFVEDLRTIEQVGASGATTWIAWLVSWVLPNLALFNVKAEVVHGVAIPSTQVLSAVGYGIAYSVAMLLLAMAVFQRRDLK; encoded by the coding sequence ATGACGCTGCGTCTTCTCCGCGCCGTGGCGCTCAACACGTTCCGCGAGGCCGTGCGCGATCGCGTCTTCTACAACCTGCTGCTCTTCGCGGTGCTGCTCGTGGGGGCGTCGATCGTGATCGGGCAGCTCGCGGCGGGACAGGACGTCAAGATCATCAAGGATCTCGGTCTCGCGTCGGCGGAGCTGTTCGGCGTGGGCATCGCGATCTTCATCGGGATCCAGCTCGTGGCGAGGGAAGTCGAACGCCGCAGCGTGCACGCGACGCTGTCCAAGCCGATCGGGCGTCCGCTGTTCCTGCTGGGCAAGTACGTCGGCCTGCTGCTGACCCTCGCCGTCAACATCACGGTGATGGCCGTTGCGCTCTACGTGGTGCTGCTCGTGTACGCGAAGGTCACGCCGTCGGGCGTCCAGGCGGTGTGGACGGCCCCGGCCGTCGACCCGCGCCTGCTCGTCGCGCTCGGCTTGATCTACGTCGAGCTCGCGGTTGTCACGGCGATCGCGATGCTGTTCTCGACATACTCGTCGGCGCTGCTGGCCACCACGTTCACCACGGCCTTGTGGGTCGCGGGCCACTTTGTCGAGGACCTGCGCACGATCGAACAGGTCGGCGCGTCCGGCGCCACCACGTGGATCGCGTGGCTCGTTTCGTGGGTCCTGCCCAACCTCGCGCTGTTCAACGTCAAGGCGGAAGTCGTTCACGGCGTCGCCATCCCGTCCACGCAGGTCCTCTCCGCCGTTGGCTACGGCATCGCCTACAGTGTCGCGATGCTGCTGCTCGCCATGGCGGTGTTTCAGAGGAGAGACCTCAAGTGA
- a CDS encoding prepilin peptidase — MTPDIAALIVLGVMGLLVGSFLNVCIHRLPRDQSIVFPASRCAVCEHPLRWYHNIPVVSWLALGGRCAFCRARIHWRYPIVELANAGLWVLHGVWFPWDALLVVRIVFASVLLVLFFTDLDCRILPNELTLGGTVAGVIAAAFLPPGLQAALLGVLLGGGVLWATGTFYEWLRGVEGMGMGDVKMLGMIGAVLGWKLMLVTLVWSSLAGGIVGGVMLAMRADARTTALPFGSFLAPAALAASLVGQPFLDWYLGFYR; from the coding sequence GTGACGCCGGACATCGCCGCTCTCATCGTGCTCGGCGTCATGGGGCTGCTCGTGGGCAGCTTCCTCAACGTGTGCATCCATCGGCTGCCGCGCGACCAGTCGATCGTCTTCCCCGCGTCGCGCTGCGCGGTCTGCGAGCACCCGCTTCGCTGGTACCACAACATCCCCGTGGTGAGCTGGCTGGCGCTCGGCGGCAGGTGCGCGTTCTGTCGCGCGCGCATCCACTGGCGCTACCCCATCGTCGAACTCGCCAATGCCGGATTGTGGGTGCTCCACGGCGTGTGGTTCCCGTGGGATGCCCTGCTCGTCGTGCGGATCGTGTTCGCGTCGGTGCTGCTCGTGCTGTTCTTCACCGATCTCGACTGCCGCATCCTGCCGAACGAGCTGACGCTCGGCGGAACCGTGGCGGGCGTGATCGCCGCGGCGTTCCTGCCGCCTGGACTGCAGGCGGCCTTGCTCGGCGTGCTGCTCGGCGGCGGCGTGCTGTGGGCGACGGGCACGTTCTACGAGTGGTTGCGCGGCGTGGAAGGCATGGGGATGGGCGACGTGAAGATGCTCGGGATGATCGGCGCCGTCCTCGGGTGGAAGCTGATGCTCGTCACGCTCGTGTGGTCTTCGCTTGCGGGCGGGATCGTCGGCGGCGTGATGCTCGCCATGCGCGCCGACGCGCGGACCACCGCGCTGCCGTTCGGATCGTTCCTGGCGCCGGCGGCGCTGGCGGCATCGCTGGTCGGCCAGCCGTTCCTCGACTGGTACCTCGGGTTCTATCGGTGA
- a CDS encoding PAS domain-containing protein — MMPLAPMLWLVAPLVLLGFMLVHALRRASARRADLEDARFRGRTSEAGLASAMSEALTRMRGQELAQQAEYEALEGFLQQVVESLPVGLFVLGRDGNLRMANSEALRWLGLGEEAEGQVLWTLEGTESIRDVAQACLDANARRDVTLAAPGKQGAPIAVTALPLRAPSGDVDGIVYLVHVERVLR; from the coding sequence GTGATGCCGCTCGCCCCGATGCTCTGGCTCGTCGCGCCGCTCGTCCTGCTCGGGTTCATGCTCGTGCACGCGCTGCGTCGCGCGTCCGCACGGCGCGCGGATCTCGAAGACGCGCGGTTCCGCGGGCGCACGAGCGAGGCGGGCCTCGCGTCGGCCATGAGCGAGGCCCTCACGCGCATGCGCGGCCAGGAGCTTGCGCAGCAGGCCGAGTACGAAGCGCTCGAAGGGTTCCTGCAGCAGGTGGTGGAGAGCCTGCCCGTCGGGTTGTTCGTGCTGGGACGCGACGGCAACCTCAGGATGGCCAACAGCGAAGCGCTGCGGTGGCTCGGTCTCGGCGAGGAGGCGGAAGGGCAGGTGCTCTGGACGCTCGAGGGGACCGAGTCGATTCGCGACGTCGCGCAGGCCTGTCTCGATGCCAACGCCCGTCGCGACGTCACGCTCGCGGCGCCCGGGAAGCAGGGCGCGCCCATCGCCGTCACCGCCCTCCCGCTCCGCGCGCCATCAGGCGACGTCGACGGCATCGTCTATCTCGTCCACGTCGAACGCGTCCTGCGCTGA